One window of the Zea mays cultivar B73 chromosome 3, Zm-B73-REFERENCE-NAM-5.0, whole genome shotgun sequence genome contains the following:
- the LOC100272364 gene encoding acyl-CoA-binding domain-containing protein 6 isoform X2, producing the protein MGSAILNSIAPEEPKVVVPEYGETADIQDKEVSMEQLCSISTYDQWTPLSVSGQLPKPRYKHGAVVIQQKMYVFGGNHNGRYLGDIQVLDFKTLSWSKLEAKSQAEPSESAGAVPFSACAGHSVIQWGNKILCLAGHTREPAESLSVKEFDPQTCTWSTLRTYGRSPSSRGGQSVTLVGDTLVVFGGEGHGRSLLNDLHILDLETMTWDEFETTGTPPSPRSEHAAACFAERYLLIFGGGSHSTCFSDLHLLDTQTMEWSRPKQQGVTPESRAGHAGVTIGEYWFITGGGNSRKGVSDTLVLNLSTYEWSVLTNLEARAPPVSEGSSLVMHTINGENFLVSFGGYSGRYSNQAYALKASLKPSVPSQQINESDTNGFSPLSVAENSSRKVIFEIEELKDEKSLRLKQELTGLENRNAELTEELHLVQDQLSIEQTRASKFENEISDIQQRLQKMDTLEKEIESLRYELDSTVSEEESSSGNELHRSRGFWRWNG; encoded by the exons ATGGGATCTGCTATCCTCAACAGCATTGCCCCCGAGGAGCCTAAAGTGGTCGTGCCAGAGTACGGTGAGACGGCTGATATCCAGGACAAGGAAGTTAGTATGGAACAGCTCTGCTCCATAAGCACCTATGATCAGTGGACGCCACTCTCTGTTTCTGGCCAGCTTCCCAAACCACGCTATAAG CATGGAGCTGTGGTGATTCAGCAGAAGATGTATGTCTTTGGTGGAAACCACAATGGCCGTTACCTTGGCGACATTCAG GTTTTGGACTTCAAAACTTTGTCATGGTCAAAGCTGGAAGCTAAATCACAAGCAGAACCATCAGAATCAGCTGGAGCAGTTCCGTTTTCTGCATGTGCTGGCCATTCAGTG ATTCAATGGGGAAATAAGATCCTATGTCTTGCAGGACATACCAGAGAACCTGCAGAAAGTCTCAGTG TTAAGGAGTTTGATCCACAAACCTGCACTTGGTCTACCTTGCGTACTTATGGAAGGTCACCT AGTTCACGTGGTGGTCAGTCAGTGACCCTTGTTGGAGACACTCTAGTGGTCTTTGGCGGTGAAGGTCATGGGAGATCTCTTCTGAATGATCTGCACATTCTTGATCTTGAGACCATGACTTGGGATGAATTTGAGACCAC AGGCACTCCCCCTTCCCCAAGGTCAGAGCATGCTGCTGCTTGCTTTGCAGAGCGGTATCTTCTGATATTTGGCGGGGGTTCTCATTCTACATGTTTCAGTGACCTACACCTCCTTGACACTCAGACA ATGGAATGGTCAAGACCAAAGCAACAAGGTGTTACTCCAGAATCAAGAGCAGGACATGCAGGTGTAACTATTGGAGAATATTGgtttattactggtggtggaaatAGTAGGAAAG GTGTCTCAGATACTCTTGTACTCAACCTGTCTACGTATGAATGGTCAGTTCTCACTAATCTTGAGGCCCGTGCACCCCCTGTAAGTGAG GGCTCAAGTTTAGTAATGCACACAATTAATGGAGAAAATTTTCTGGTGTCATTTGGAGGATATAGTGGCCGTTATAGTAATCAG GCTTATGCTCTCAAGGCAAGTCTCAAACCAAGTGTCCCATCTCAACAAATAAATGAATCAGATACAAATGGCTTTTCTCCCTTATCTGTGGCAGAAAATTCTAGCAGGAAAGTCATATTTGAAATTGAggaacttaaagatgaaaag AGTCTCCGCCTGAAGCAGGAACTAACTGGTCTTGAGAACAGAAATGCAGAACTTACTGAG GAACTCCACTTAGTTCAAGATCAACTTTCTATCGAACAAACCAGGGCTTCCAAATTTGAG AATGAAATTTCAGATATTCAACAACGACTACAGAAGATGGATACCCTAGAAAAGGAGATTGAATCACTTCGCTATGAACTGGACAGCACTGTATCCGaagaagaatcttcaagtggcaaCGAGTTGCACCGCAGTCGGGGCTTTTGGAGGTGGAATGGGTGA
- the LOC100272364 gene encoding acyl-CoA-binding domain-containing protein 6 isoform X1: MGSAILNSIAPEEPKVVVPEYGETADIQDKEVSMEQLCSISTYDQWTPLSVSGQLPKPRYKHGAVVIQQKMYVFGGNHNGRYLGDIQVLDFKTLSWSKLEAKSQAEPSESAGAVPFSACAGHSVIQWGNKILCLAGHTREPAESLSVKEFDPQTCTWSTLRTYGRSPSSRGGQSVTLVGDTLVVFGGEGHGRSLLNDLHILDLETMTWDEFETTGTPPSPRSEHAAACFAERYLLIFGGGSHSTCFSDLHLLDTQTMEWSRPKQQGVTPESRAGHAGVTIGEYWFITGGGNSRKGVSDTLVLNLSTYEWSVLTNLEARAPPVSEGSSLVMHTINGENFLVSFGGYSGRYSNQAYALKASLKPSVPSQQINESDTNGFSPLSVAENSSRKVIFEIEELKDEKPGNRADNSKTLGQVVMVEQNEIENRLNQEHLQSLRLKQELTGLENRNAELTEELHLVQDQLSIEQTRASKFENEISDIQQRLQKMDTLEKEIESLRYELDSTVSEEESSSGNELHRSRGFWRWNG, from the exons ATGGGATCTGCTATCCTCAACAGCATTGCCCCCGAGGAGCCTAAAGTGGTCGTGCCAGAGTACGGTGAGACGGCTGATATCCAGGACAAGGAAGTTAGTATGGAACAGCTCTGCTCCATAAGCACCTATGATCAGTGGACGCCACTCTCTGTTTCTGGCCAGCTTCCCAAACCACGCTATAAG CATGGAGCTGTGGTGATTCAGCAGAAGATGTATGTCTTTGGTGGAAACCACAATGGCCGTTACCTTGGCGACATTCAG GTTTTGGACTTCAAAACTTTGTCATGGTCAAAGCTGGAAGCTAAATCACAAGCAGAACCATCAGAATCAGCTGGAGCAGTTCCGTTTTCTGCATGTGCTGGCCATTCAGTG ATTCAATGGGGAAATAAGATCCTATGTCTTGCAGGACATACCAGAGAACCTGCAGAAAGTCTCAGTG TTAAGGAGTTTGATCCACAAACCTGCACTTGGTCTACCTTGCGTACTTATGGAAGGTCACCT AGTTCACGTGGTGGTCAGTCAGTGACCCTTGTTGGAGACACTCTAGTGGTCTTTGGCGGTGAAGGTCATGGGAGATCTCTTCTGAATGATCTGCACATTCTTGATCTTGAGACCATGACTTGGGATGAATTTGAGACCAC AGGCACTCCCCCTTCCCCAAGGTCAGAGCATGCTGCTGCTTGCTTTGCAGAGCGGTATCTTCTGATATTTGGCGGGGGTTCTCATTCTACATGTTTCAGTGACCTACACCTCCTTGACACTCAGACA ATGGAATGGTCAAGACCAAAGCAACAAGGTGTTACTCCAGAATCAAGAGCAGGACATGCAGGTGTAACTATTGGAGAATATTGgtttattactggtggtggaaatAGTAGGAAAG GTGTCTCAGATACTCTTGTACTCAACCTGTCTACGTATGAATGGTCAGTTCTCACTAATCTTGAGGCCCGTGCACCCCCTGTAAGTGAG GGCTCAAGTTTAGTAATGCACACAATTAATGGAGAAAATTTTCTGGTGTCATTTGGAGGATATAGTGGCCGTTATAGTAATCAG GCTTATGCTCTCAAGGCAAGTCTCAAACCAAGTGTCCCATCTCAACAAATAAATGAATCAGATACAAATGGCTTTTCTCCCTTATCTGTGGCAGAAAATTCTAGCAGGAAAGTCATATTTGAAATTGAggaacttaaagatgaaaag CCTGGCAATAGGGCAGATAACAGCAAAACCTTGGGACAAGTAGTTATGGTTGAACAAAACGAAATAGAAAACAGACTTAATCAAGAGCACTTGCAGAGTCTCCGCCTGAAGCAGGAACTAACTGGTCTTGAGAACAGAAATGCAGAACTTACTGAG GAACTCCACTTAGTTCAAGATCAACTTTCTATCGAACAAACCAGGGCTTCCAAATTTGAG AATGAAATTTCAGATATTCAACAACGACTACAGAAGATGGATACCCTAGAAAAGGAGATTGAATCACTTCGCTATGAACTGGACAGCACTGTATCCGaagaagaatcttcaagtggcaaCGAGTTGCACCGCAGTCGGGGCTTTTGGAGGTGGAATGGGTGA
- the LOC100272364 gene encoding acyl-CoA-binding domain-containing protein 6 isoform X3, with product MGSAILNSIAPEEPKVVVPEYGETADIQDKEVSMEQLCSISTYDQWTPLSVSGQLPKPRYKHGAVVIQQKMYVFGGNHNGRYLGDIQVLDFKTLSWSKLEAKSQAEPSESAGAVPFSACAGHSVIQWGNKILCLAGHTREPAESLSVKEFDPQTCTWSTLRTYGRSPSSRGGQSVTLVGDTLVVFGGEGHGRSLLNDLHILDLETMTWDEFETTGTPPSPRSEHAAACFAERYLLIFGGGSHSTCFSDLHLLDTQTMEWSRPKQQGVTPESRAGHAGVTIGEYWFITGGGNSRKGVSDTLVLNLSTYEWSVLTNLEARAPPVSEGSSLVMHTINGENFLVSFGGYSGRYSNQAYALKASLKPSVPSQQINESDTNGFSPLSVAENSSRKVIFEIEELKDEKELHLVQDQLSIEQTRASKFENEISDIQQRLQKMDTLEKEIESLRYELDSTVSEEESSSGNELHRSRGFWRWNG from the exons ATGGGATCTGCTATCCTCAACAGCATTGCCCCCGAGGAGCCTAAAGTGGTCGTGCCAGAGTACGGTGAGACGGCTGATATCCAGGACAAGGAAGTTAGTATGGAACAGCTCTGCTCCATAAGCACCTATGATCAGTGGACGCCACTCTCTGTTTCTGGCCAGCTTCCCAAACCACGCTATAAG CATGGAGCTGTGGTGATTCAGCAGAAGATGTATGTCTTTGGTGGAAACCACAATGGCCGTTACCTTGGCGACATTCAG GTTTTGGACTTCAAAACTTTGTCATGGTCAAAGCTGGAAGCTAAATCACAAGCAGAACCATCAGAATCAGCTGGAGCAGTTCCGTTTTCTGCATGTGCTGGCCATTCAGTG ATTCAATGGGGAAATAAGATCCTATGTCTTGCAGGACATACCAGAGAACCTGCAGAAAGTCTCAGTG TTAAGGAGTTTGATCCACAAACCTGCACTTGGTCTACCTTGCGTACTTATGGAAGGTCACCT AGTTCACGTGGTGGTCAGTCAGTGACCCTTGTTGGAGACACTCTAGTGGTCTTTGGCGGTGAAGGTCATGGGAGATCTCTTCTGAATGATCTGCACATTCTTGATCTTGAGACCATGACTTGGGATGAATTTGAGACCAC AGGCACTCCCCCTTCCCCAAGGTCAGAGCATGCTGCTGCTTGCTTTGCAGAGCGGTATCTTCTGATATTTGGCGGGGGTTCTCATTCTACATGTTTCAGTGACCTACACCTCCTTGACACTCAGACA ATGGAATGGTCAAGACCAAAGCAACAAGGTGTTACTCCAGAATCAAGAGCAGGACATGCAGGTGTAACTATTGGAGAATATTGgtttattactggtggtggaaatAGTAGGAAAG GTGTCTCAGATACTCTTGTACTCAACCTGTCTACGTATGAATGGTCAGTTCTCACTAATCTTGAGGCCCGTGCACCCCCTGTAAGTGAG GGCTCAAGTTTAGTAATGCACACAATTAATGGAGAAAATTTTCTGGTGTCATTTGGAGGATATAGTGGCCGTTATAGTAATCAG GCTTATGCTCTCAAGGCAAGTCTCAAACCAAGTGTCCCATCTCAACAAATAAATGAATCAGATACAAATGGCTTTTCTCCCTTATCTGTGGCAGAAAATTCTAGCAGGAAAGTCATATTTGAAATTGAggaacttaaagatgaaaag GAACTCCACTTAGTTCAAGATCAACTTTCTATCGAACAAACCAGGGCTTCCAAATTTGAG AATGAAATTTCAGATATTCAACAACGACTACAGAAGATGGATACCCTAGAAAAGGAGATTGAATCACTTCGCTATGAACTGGACAGCACTGTATCCGaagaagaatcttcaagtggcaaCGAGTTGCACCGCAGTCGGGGCTTTTGGAGGTGGAATGGGTGA